One Catharus ustulatus isolate bCatUst1 chromosome 2, bCatUst1.pri.v2, whole genome shotgun sequence genomic window carries:
- the LOC116992997 gene encoding nucleolar pre-ribosomal-associated protein 1-like isoform X1, with translation MTGMHRHQESLGSPRIRLGHAPDMFSRRRWLQARSPPCPSRSDPAPASPWPEPGGRELRGSGRCARRGGSYVPGPLWRQYVVEEVNPDDWCSLVKTGLEYSYSDETFLKVLNVAIPLLYKKESSLSQNLVKFSELHVMITQHSLFLSTILRSIEEDGTTIQTREALVDIVLTAVQLSSSLCGSSHLPVLLGAYRATLSAAGQKILLVFQLYEKNNPSLINSRFSLTCAQRQG, from the exons ATGACCGGGATGCACCGGCACCAGGAAAGCCTCGGATCGCCCCGGATACGTCTCGGACATGCTCCGGACATGTTCAGCAGGCGGCGATGGCTCCAGGCCCggtccccaccctgcccctcaCGGTCTGACCCCGCCCCCGCCTCACCCTGGCCGGAACCGGGCGGTCGGGAGCTGCGCGGCAGCGGCCGCTGTGCACGGCGCGGCGGTTCCTACGTGCCGGGGCCACTGTGGCGGCAG TATGTGGTTGAAGAAGTGAACCCAGATGACTGGTGCAGCCTTGTGAAGACAGGACTCGA GTACTCTTACAGTgatgaaacatttctgaaggTGCTGAACGTTGCCATCCCGTTACTATACAAGAAAGAATCCTCACTTAGTCAGAACTTAGTCAAGTTCTCCGAACTTCATGTGATGATCACACAACACTCTCTATTTTTGTCAACCATCCTGAGGTCAATAGAAGAAGATGGCACGACAATCCAGACAAgag AGGCGCTGGTGGACATTGTGCTGacagctgtgcagctcagctcctctctcTGTGGGAGCAGTcacctcccagtgctgctgggagcctACAGGGCCACGCTGAGCGCCGCAG GTCAGAAGATCCTGCTGGTGTTTCAGTTGTATGAGAAGAATAATCCAAGTCTTATAAACTCCAG GTTCAGCTTGACTTGTGCTCAAAGACAGGGATGA
- the LOC116992997 gene encoding uncharacterized protein LOC116992997 isoform X3 — protein sequence MTGMHRHQESLGSPRIRLGHAPDMFSRRRWLQARSPPCPSRSDPAPASPWPEPGGRELRGSGRCARRGGSYVPGPLWRQYVVEEVNPDDWCSLVKTGLEYSYSDETFLKVLNVAIPLLYKKESSLSQNLVKFSELHVMITQHSLFLSTILRSIEEDGTTIQTRAPEPVPDALLRGKEWSYGKIGYSSPF from the exons ATGACCGGGATGCACCGGCACCAGGAAAGCCTCGGATCGCCCCGGATACGTCTCGGACATGCTCCGGACATGTTCAGCAGGCGGCGATGGCTCCAGGCCCggtccccaccctgcccctcaCGGTCTGACCCCGCCCCCGCCTCACCCTGGCCGGAACCGGGCGGTCGGGAGCTGCGCGGCAGCGGCCGCTGTGCACGGCGCGGCGGTTCCTACGTGCCGGGGCCACTGTGGCGGCAG TATGTGGTTGAAGAAGTGAACCCAGATGACTGGTGCAGCCTTGTGAAGACAGGACTCGA GTACTCTTACAGTgatgaaacatttctgaaggTGCTGAACGTTGCCATCCCGTTACTATACAAGAAAGAATCCTCACTTAGTCAGAACTTAGTCAAGTTCTCCGAACTTCATGTGATGATCACACAACACTCTCTATTTTTGTCAACCATCCTGAGGTCAATAGAAGAAGATGGCACGACAATCCAGACAAgag ctcctgagcccGTTCCAGATGCCCTCCTGAGGGGGAAGGAGTGGAGCTATGGCAAGATAGGCTACAGCAGTCCTTTTTAA
- the LOC116992997 gene encoding nucleolar pre-ribosomal-associated protein 1-like isoform X2 codes for MTGMHRHQESLGSPRIRLGHAPDMFSRRRWLQARSPPCPSRSDPAPASPWPEPGGRELRGSGRCARRGGSYVPGPLWRQYVVEEVNPDDWCSLVKTGLEYSYSDETFLKVLNVAIPLLYKKESSLSQNLVKFSELHVMITQHSLFLSTILRSIEEDGTTIQTRGQKILLVFQLYEKNNPSLINSRFSLTCAQRQG; via the exons ATGACCGGGATGCACCGGCACCAGGAAAGCCTCGGATCGCCCCGGATACGTCTCGGACATGCTCCGGACATGTTCAGCAGGCGGCGATGGCTCCAGGCCCggtccccaccctgcccctcaCGGTCTGACCCCGCCCCCGCCTCACCCTGGCCGGAACCGGGCGGTCGGGAGCTGCGCGGCAGCGGCCGCTGTGCACGGCGCGGCGGTTCCTACGTGCCGGGGCCACTGTGGCGGCAG TATGTGGTTGAAGAAGTGAACCCAGATGACTGGTGCAGCCTTGTGAAGACAGGACTCGA GTACTCTTACAGTgatgaaacatttctgaaggTGCTGAACGTTGCCATCCCGTTACTATACAAGAAAGAATCCTCACTTAGTCAGAACTTAGTCAAGTTCTCCGAACTTCATGTGATGATCACACAACACTCTCTATTTTTGTCAACCATCCTGAGGTCAATAGAAGAAGATGGCACGACAATCCAGACAAgag GTCAGAAGATCCTGCTGGTGTTTCAGTTGTATGAGAAGAATAATCCAAGTCTTATAAACTCCAG GTTCAGCTTGACTTGTGCTCAAAGACAGGGATGA